The following are encoded in a window of Mycobacterium vicinigordonae genomic DNA:
- a CDS encoding thioesterase family protein, whose amino-acid sequence MSDSYYELIPDPAATETRGEKFRATDLARGTWSSSIQHGAPVSALLTRALERCKQREDTRLSRVVIDLLGPIPADGDLWVRSRLERGGKQIELVTAEMLAPGPDGEPRPVARASGWRLQQIDTTAAANAAAPLPRPRSEAHDRDMKARNWDTNYVHSLEWLWLTERLTQGPGESWIKPTAALVAGEEMTPLERLFAVADCANGIGSKLDISKWTFLNTDLAVHVFRIPQGEWIGIRAETSYGPDGIGTTVGTLFDEQSAIGAIQQSVLVRPRPPKQPKADT is encoded by the coding sequence TTGTCCGATTCGTACTACGAGCTGATTCCAGACCCAGCAGCCACCGAAACTCGCGGCGAGAAGTTCCGTGCCACTGACCTGGCCCGCGGCACCTGGTCCTCCTCGATCCAGCACGGCGCCCCGGTGTCGGCACTGTTGACCCGCGCTCTGGAACGCTGCAAGCAACGCGAGGACACCCGGCTGAGCCGGGTGGTGATCGACCTGCTCGGCCCGATACCCGCCGACGGCGACCTGTGGGTGCGGTCGCGACTGGAACGCGGCGGCAAGCAGATCGAGCTGGTGACGGCCGAGATGCTGGCTCCCGGTCCCGACGGCGAACCACGCCCGGTCGCCCGGGCCAGCGGCTGGCGGCTGCAGCAGATCGACACCACGGCCGCGGCGAACGCGGCGGCACCGCTGCCCCGTCCGCGGTCCGAGGCGCACGACCGGGACATGAAAGCGCGCAACTGGGATACCAACTACGTCCACAGCTTGGAGTGGTTGTGGTTGACCGAGCGCCTCACCCAGGGGCCAGGCGAGTCGTGGATCAAGCCCACCGCCGCCCTGGTGGCCGGCGAAGAGATGACCCCGCTGGAGCGCCTGTTCGCGGTGGCCGATTGCGCCAACGGCATTGGCAGCAAGCTGGACATCAGCAAGTGGACGTTCCTCAACACCGACCTGGCCGTGCACGTGTTCCGAATCCCGCAGGGCGAGTGGATCGGCATCCGCGCCGAAACCAGCTACGGGCCCGACGGCATCGGCACCACGGTCGGCACCTTGTTCGATGAGCAAAGCGCGATCGGCGCCATCCAGCAGTCCGTCCTGGTTCGACCCAGACCTCCCAAGCAGCCAAAGGCGGACACATGA
- a CDS encoding SMP-30/gluconolactonase/LRE family protein translates to MAPSPLAQDFCFGEGPRWFEGLLWFSDMLGEAVHTCDMRGSLTTVVLPGHAPSGLGFRPDGCLLIVSAENRTVLRYDGDTVVPIADLSALAPADLGDMVVDDAGRAYIGSQAFDGGTIIRLDPDDTATVVADNLAFPNGMVITEDRRSLIVAESMGRRLTAFTIGDDGGLTDPTVFADRLDGPPDGIALDAAGGVWTAMTLAHQFERITAGGEVTDRIDMGDRVAIACALGGPERRTLFLLSSTDAYPQRLVGTRLARLDAVRVEVPGAGLP, encoded by the coding sequence GTGGCGCCGTCTCCGCTGGCCCAAGACTTTTGTTTCGGCGAGGGGCCGCGCTGGTTCGAGGGACTGCTCTGGTTCTCCGACATGCTCGGCGAAGCCGTGCACACGTGCGACATGCGCGGCTCGCTGACCACCGTGGTGCTGCCCGGTCATGCACCGTCGGGTCTGGGCTTCCGGCCTGACGGCTGCCTGCTGATCGTCTCCGCCGAAAATCGCACAGTGTTGCGCTATGACGGCGACACCGTCGTCCCAATCGCCGACCTCTCCGCACTCGCTCCCGCCGACCTCGGCGATATGGTGGTCGACGACGCCGGCCGCGCCTACATCGGATCACAGGCGTTTGACGGCGGCACCATCATCCGGCTGGACCCCGACGACACCGCGACCGTGGTCGCCGACAACCTCGCCTTCCCCAACGGCATGGTGATCACCGAGGACCGCCGCAGCCTCATCGTCGCCGAATCGATGGGCCGCCGGCTCACGGCATTCACCATCGGCGACGACGGCGGTCTCACCGACCCCACCGTCTTTGCCGACCGGCTGGATGGCCCTCCTGACGGCATCGCACTGGACGCCGCCGGTGGGGTGTGGACGGCGATGACGCTGGCACATCAGTTCGAGCGGATCACCGCCGGCGGCGAAGTGACCGACCGCATCGACATGGGCGATCGGGTGGCGATCGCCTGCGCACTCGGTGGCCCGGAGCGCCGCACCCTGTTTTTGCTATCGAGCACAGATGCTTATCCTCAGCGCCTGGTGGGCACCCGGCTGGCAAGGCTGGACGCCGTGCGGGTCGAGGTCCCCGGTGCCGGATTGCCCTGA
- a CDS encoding acyl-CoA thioesterase gives MSALTTESEQVQWSVETLLELFEVQAAGPDRYTAETGLAGQDGRQVVEGTQVVAQAIVAVANRFQGKSVRSAHGVFARAVMVGPPIELVLDVLNEGRSTATAIVSVLQNGKRCVVVTVLTDVPTDDVIRHHLIRPDVVGPTEANLSEMPMVGRELRLVDVVDVNSPDEVGPPELYAWLHYDPIPERDDLAKALVAYFTGHLGISTTMRAHAGIGTAQAHLTVSTAPMSIFVSFHEPVQWDGWLLYSHESTQAGAGMSYVRGAVHTEDGDLLCSFAQEALIRPLRTSDTSIDAAARF, from the coding sequence GTGAGTGCATTGACGACGGAATCCGAACAGGTGCAATGGTCGGTCGAGACCCTGCTGGAACTATTCGAAGTGCAGGCCGCCGGCCCGGACCGCTACACCGCCGAGACCGGGCTGGCCGGACAGGACGGCCGGCAGGTCGTCGAAGGCACCCAGGTGGTCGCGCAGGCGATCGTGGCGGTGGCAAACCGGTTCCAGGGCAAATCGGTGCGCTCGGCGCACGGGGTGTTTGCGCGTGCCGTCATGGTCGGGCCGCCCATCGAGCTCGTACTCGACGTGCTGAACGAGGGCCGCTCGACGGCGACCGCGATCGTCTCGGTGTTGCAGAACGGCAAGCGCTGTGTGGTGGTAACCGTGCTGACCGATGTTCCGACCGACGATGTGATCCGTCACCATCTGATCCGGCCCGACGTGGTGGGACCCACCGAGGCCAACCTGTCAGAGATGCCAATGGTCGGGCGGGAACTGCGGCTGGTCGACGTGGTCGACGTGAACAGCCCCGACGAAGTCGGCCCTCCCGAGCTGTACGCGTGGCTGCACTACGACCCCATCCCCGAGCGTGATGACCTGGCGAAAGCCTTGGTCGCGTATTTCACCGGGCACCTTGGCATTTCGACGACTATGCGGGCCCACGCGGGTATCGGTACCGCGCAGGCGCACTTGACTGTGTCGACCGCGCCGATGTCGATCTTCGTATCCTTCCACGAGCCGGTGCAGTGGGATGGCTGGCTGCTCTACAGCCACGAGAGCACCCAGGCCGGCGCTGGGATGTCCTACGTGCGCGGCGCGGTACACACCGAGGACGGCGATCTGCTGTGCTCGTTCGCCCAGGAGGCGCTGATCCGTCCGCTGCGTACCAGCGACACCTCGATCGATGCTGCGGCAAGGTTCTGA